TACTACTTTTATCAAGTTCGGCATCGGTCGCGCTACCTACGACGCAGCACAAGAAATTCGCTCGCGAGATATAACCCGTGAGGAAGGTGTGGCCCTTGTGAAACGCTTCGATGGAGAGTTTCCTGAGCGATTTGCAGACGAAATTTTTCGCTATCTGAGTATGCCATCGAAAGACTACCCTCAAGCATCCAAAATGTTTGAACAGCCGATTGTAAACCGTGAGTATTTTATGAGGCTAGCTGATACATTCCGATCCCCACATCTGTGGAAATTTGAGGATGGTGAATGGGGGCTACGCCATGCGGTTTGGCATTCGGAACATTTATTAGCATGAGAAAGATTCGCTTAATTCCGCGATTAGACATCAAGGCTCCAAATCTGATTAAGGGTATTCATCTCGAAGGACTTCGAGTCATAGGGGATCCACGAGAATATGCCAATCGATATTATGAGCAAGGTGCCGATGAGCTGATATATATGGACATTGTCGCAAGCCTTTACGGTAGAAATAACCTCCATGACATCGTACGTCGAACAGCGCATGACATATTTGTTCCCATAACTGTGGGGGGAGGGGTGCGCTCGGTCGACGATGTTAAAGATATTCTTCGATCCGGCGCAGATAAGGTCGCTATTAATACTGCCGCAACCCTGCGTCCCAAATTGATTTCCGAGGTGGCCCACAAATTTGGATCCCAGTGTATGGTTCTTTCGGTGGAAGCTAAAGCCCGAAGCGAAGGGCGTTGGGAGGTTTACACTGACAATGGACGGGAACATACTGGTCTAGACGTTTTAGAGTGGGTGATGCGTGGAGTGGATTTGGGCGCTGGGGAAATTATGCTTACTTCAGTCGATCGCGAGGGAACGCGCTCCGGATTTGACTGTGAGTTAGTGCAGGCTGTTGCCGACTCCGTGCCTGTTCCAGTTATTGCCAGCGGTGGAATGGGTAGTATTCATCACATGATTCAGGTTATTCGGGAAGGTCACGCAGACGCGGTTGCCATGGCCGACATCTTACACTACAATCGCTCATGTATTCCTAAGATCCGCTCCGCCGCTCTAGCCGAGGGCATGAATGTCAGAGAAGTATGACTAGTGAAGTAACCGTTGTTGATTACGGTCTGGGAAATCTTTTCAGTGTCGGCAGAGCATTGGAACGTTGCGGGGCGATGGTCACAATTTCAGATAACCCTTTAGTCATCTCCAAAGCTCCAAGACTGGTGTTGCCTGGGGTAGGCGCTTTTGCCAACGGCATGCTAGGGCTTATTGAGCGGAGGCTGGACACTGTAATCCGGGATTATACGGCATCGGGGCGTCCATTACTGGGTATATGTCTCGGAATGCAGTTGATGGCCACCATGGGTGAGGAATTTGGTCAACATGACGGGTTGAACATCATACCTGGCCGTGTCATAGCCATCCCGAAAGTAGGTACCAACGGATTGCCGCACAAGATCCCCCACATTGGCTGGGCGGCTCTTGAAATACCGCCTGAGCGAATTGACTGGGAAGGCACGATCTTGGCAAACACATCCCTTGCGGACAGTGTGTATTTGGTTCACTCTTATCAATTGCTTCCAGATGATAACAATCATAGGTTGGCCGATTGTCGCTACAATGGCTTGAAAATATCCGCTGCAGTGCAATTTAATAATGTTGTTGGGCTTCAGTTTCATCCTGAGAAAAGTGGTCGAGTGGGACTGAATATTCTTGACTTGTTCCTAAAAACCTAGAAAAAAGTTTAACTTAATGAGGCATATAATGAAGCCCTTTTACATTGATCGATTTCTTGTAGCCGAAGATGAACCACCAATTTTTTTGCCGGACATAGGGA
The sequence above is a segment of the Desulfomonilaceae bacterium genome. Coding sequences within it:
- a CDS encoding imidazole glycerol phosphate synthase cyclase subunit translates to MRKIRLIPRLDIKAPNLIKGIHLEGLRVIGDPREYANRYYEQGADELIYMDIVASLYGRNNLHDIVRRTAHDIFVPITVGGGVRSVDDVKDILRSGADKVAINTAATLRPKLISEVAHKFGSQCMVLSVEAKARSEGRWEVYTDNGREHTGLDVLEWVMRGVDLGAGEIMLTSVDREGTRSGFDCELVQAVADSVPVPVIASGGMGSIHHMIQVIREGHADAVAMADILHYNRSCIPKIRSAALAEGMNVREV
- the hisH gene encoding imidazole glycerol phosphate synthase subunit HisH, which encodes MTSEVTVVDYGLGNLFSVGRALERCGAMVTISDNPLVISKAPRLVLPGVGAFANGMLGLIERRLDTVIRDYTASGRPLLGICLGMQLMATMGEEFGQHDGLNIIPGRVIAIPKVGTNGLPHKIPHIGWAALEIPPERIDWEGTILANTSLADSVYLVHSYQLLPDDNNHRLADCRYNGLKISAAVQFNNVVGLQFHPEKSGRVGLNILDLFLKT